Proteins from a genomic interval of Capillibacterium thermochitinicola:
- a CDS encoding putative immunity protein — protein sequence MAKKKLRKMLGDVNAPCTVALMRLIDTQSKRTIRNWCIDYAEAKILPIFEKHCPDDPRPRNALQAARDYLDGKVKFPVVKNIILNECHAAARELDANPVAQAAARACGQASAVVHTLTHSLGLYFYGAAAIAYDRVGLDESAEVYNQIAEEVCADMTAALRAVAVEDEPNPVKINWNC from the coding sequence ATGGCAAAGAAGAAACTCCGCAAAATGCTCGGTGATGTGAACGCGCCGTGTACGGTTGCGCTAATGCGCTTGATTGACACTCAAAGCAAGCGGACTATCCGCAACTGGTGCATTGACTACGCCGAGGCAAAGATTCTTCCAATCTTCGAGAAGCATTGTCCGGATGACCCCCGCCCGCGCAACGCGCTGCAGGCCGCCCGCGATTACCTTGACGGCAAGGTGAAATTTCCGGTGGTTAAGAACATCATTCTGAATGAATGCCACGCCGCCGCCCGGGAGCTGGACGCCAATCCCGTGGCGCAAGCGGCGGCCCGTGCCTGTGGACAGGCTTCGGCGGTTGTGCATACACTTACTCACTCCCTCGGCCTTTACTTCTATGGGGCGGCGGCGATCGCCTATGACCGCGTCGGGTTGGACGAAAGCGCCGAAGTATATAATCAGATCGCCGAGGAAGTCTGCGCCGACATGACGGCAGCCTTGCGAGCCGTAGCCGTTGAGGACGAGCCGAATCCGGTGAAAATCAATTGGAATTGCTGA